In one Bradyrhizobium cosmicum genomic region, the following are encoded:
- a CDS encoding propionyl-CoA synthetase produces MNVRGNVDGKSLYHEVHARSLADPEGFWAEAAREIDWIEPPKKVFDATQGVYGRWFTGGVVNTCYNALDRHVERGRADQVALIHDSPLTSSVTRLTYAELLAEVQALAAIMQDFGVAKGDRVVLYMPMVPEAVVAMLACARIGAVHSVVFGGFAAKELATRIDDAQPKLILSASCGIEPGRIVQYKPLLDEAIKLASVKPKACIVLQRPQLVCDLSPGRDYDWASLRRKAMNDDKKAPCVPVAATDPLYILYTSGTTGIPKGVVRDNGGHLVALKWSMFNLYGVKPGEVWWCGSDIGWVVGHSYIIYGPLLHGATSIMYEGKPVGTPDAGAFWRVISEHKAVALFTAPTAFRAIRKEDPEGQFIRQYDLSKFRTLFLAGERADPPTVEWAEQQLKVPVIDHWWQTETGWCIAGNPVGLGLLPVKHGSPTVPMPGYQVDVVDEAAKPVGSNTMGSIVIKLPMPPGCLPTLWNQDERFKESYLSEFPGYYKTSDAGYKDEDGYVFVMGRTDDIINVAGHRLSTGGMEEILASHPDVAECAVLGVKDAIKGEVPCGFLVLKAGVKRAPAEIEKEIVALVRDKLGPVAAFKLAITVGRLPKTRSGKILRGTIKKIADGETWTMPATIEDPKALDEIGDALKGRV; encoded by the coding sequence ATGAACGTCCGGGGAAACGTCGACGGTAAGAGTCTCTATCACGAGGTCCACGCGCGCTCGCTGGCCGATCCGGAAGGGTTTTGGGCCGAGGCGGCCAGGGAGATCGACTGGATCGAGCCGCCGAAGAAGGTCTTCGATGCCACGCAGGGCGTCTATGGTCGCTGGTTCACCGGCGGCGTGGTCAACACCTGCTACAACGCGCTCGACCGCCACGTCGAACGCGGCCGCGCCGACCAGGTCGCGCTGATCCACGATTCGCCGCTGACCAGCTCGGTCACCAGGCTCACCTATGCCGAACTGCTGGCCGAGGTGCAGGCGCTTGCCGCCATCATGCAGGATTTCGGCGTCGCCAAGGGCGACCGCGTCGTCCTCTACATGCCGATGGTGCCGGAAGCCGTGGTCGCCATGCTCGCCTGCGCGCGCATCGGCGCGGTGCATTCCGTGGTGTTCGGCGGCTTTGCCGCCAAGGAGCTCGCCACCCGCATCGACGATGCCCAGCCGAAACTGATCCTGTCCGCGAGCTGCGGCATCGAGCCCGGTCGCATCGTGCAGTACAAGCCGCTGCTCGACGAGGCGATCAAGCTCGCGAGCGTGAAGCCGAAGGCCTGCATCGTGCTGCAGCGTCCGCAGCTCGTCTGCGACCTCTCGCCCGGCCGCGACTACGATTGGGCGAGCCTGCGCCGCAAGGCGATGAACGACGACAAGAAGGCCCCTTGCGTGCCGGTCGCCGCCACCGATCCGCTCTACATCCTCTACACGTCGGGCACCACGGGCATCCCCAAGGGCGTGGTGCGCGACAATGGCGGCCATCTTGTCGCGTTGAAGTGGTCGATGTTCAACCTCTATGGCGTCAAGCCCGGCGAGGTCTGGTGGTGCGGCTCCGACATCGGTTGGGTGGTCGGGCACAGCTACATCATCTACGGACCGCTGCTGCACGGTGCGACCTCGATCATGTACGAGGGCAAGCCGGTCGGAACGCCCGACGCGGGCGCGTTCTGGCGCGTCATCAGTGAGCACAAGGCGGTCGCCTTGTTCACCGCGCCGACCGCGTTCCGCGCGATCCGGAAAGAGGATCCGGAAGGACAATTCATCCGGCAGTATGACCTGTCGAAATTCCGCACGCTGTTCCTCGCCGGCGAACGCGCCGATCCGCCGACGGTGGAATGGGCGGAGCAGCAGTTGAAGGTGCCGGTGATCGACCATTGGTGGCAGACCGAGACCGGCTGGTGCATCGCCGGCAATCCGGTGGGCCTGGGCCTGCTTCCGGTCAAGCACGGCTCGCCGACGGTACCGATGCCGGGCTACCAGGTCGATGTGGTGGATGAGGCGGCCAAGCCGGTCGGCTCGAACACCATGGGCTCGATCGTCATCAAGCTGCCGATGCCGCCGGGCTGCCTGCCCACGCTGTGGAATCAGGATGAACGCTTCAAGGAATCCTATCTCAGCGAATTCCCTGGCTACTACAAGACGTCGGACGCGGGCTACAAGGACGAGGACGGATATGTCTTCGTCATGGGCCGCACCGACGACATCATCAATGTCGCCGGCCATCGTCTCTCCACCGGCGGCATGGAGGAGATTCTGGCCTCGCATCCCGATGTCGCGGAATGTGCCGTGCTTGGCGTCAAGGATGCGATCAAGGGCGAGGTGCCCTGCGGTTTCCTGGTGCTCAAGGCCGGCGTGAAGCGTGCGCCCGCCGAGATCGAGAAGGAGATCGTCGCACTGGTGCGCGACAAGCTCGGCCCCGTCGCGGCCTTCAAGCTCGCCATCACCGTCGGCCGCCTGCCCAAGACGCGCTCCGGCAAGATCCTGCGCGGCACCATCAAGAAGATCGCCGACGGCGAGACCTGGACCATGCCGGCCACGATCGAGGACCCCAAGGCGCTGGACGAGATCGGTGACGCACTGAAGGGGCGGGTGTGA
- a CDS encoding homoserine kinase has translation MAVYTDVAADELADFLKQYDLGDLLSYKGIAEGVENSNFLLHTTAGSFILTLYEKRVAKNDLPFFLALMTHLAEHGVNCPLPVKAKDGEALRELSGRPAVIITFLEGVWPRKPNAAHCAGVGEGLARMHLAGANFAIKRANALSVAGWRPLFDAASHRADEVQPGLRAFLGQELDHLSSGIWPTDLPEGVIHADLFNDNVFFLGDKLSGIIDFTFACNDMLAYDVAICLNAWCFEPDHSFNVTKARAFLNAYGRVRKLTDAEQAALPLLARGAAIRFLLTRLVDWLNVPEGALVKPKDPLEYVRKLRFHQSVSSARDYGLMPSGLVA, from the coding sequence ATGGCGGTCTACACTGACGTTGCCGCCGACGAGCTTGCGGATTTCCTGAAGCAGTACGATCTCGGCGACCTGCTCTCCTACAAGGGCATCGCCGAGGGCGTCGAGAATTCCAACTTCCTGCTGCACACCACCGCGGGATCGTTCATCCTCACGCTCTACGAGAAGCGCGTGGCGAAGAACGATCTGCCGTTCTTCCTCGCGCTGATGACGCACCTCGCCGAGCACGGCGTCAATTGCCCGCTGCCGGTGAAGGCGAAGGACGGCGAGGCGCTGCGCGAATTGTCGGGCAGGCCGGCCGTGATCATCACCTTTCTCGAAGGCGTCTGGCCGCGCAAGCCGAACGCGGCCCATTGTGCCGGCGTCGGCGAAGGGCTGGCCAGGATGCATCTGGCCGGCGCCAATTTCGCGATCAAGCGCGCCAATGCGCTCTCGGTCGCCGGCTGGCGGCCGCTGTTCGATGCGGCGTCACATCGCGCCGACGAGGTGCAGCCGGGCCTGCGCGCGTTTCTCGGCCAGGAGCTCGATCATCTCTCCAGCGGCATCTGGCCGACCGATCTGCCCGAGGGCGTGATCCACGCCGATCTCTTCAACGACAACGTCTTCTTCCTCGGCGACAAGCTTTCGGGCATCATCGACTTCACCTTTGCCTGCAACGACATGCTGGCCTATGACGTCGCGATCTGCCTCAACGCCTGGTGCTTCGAGCCGGATCATTCCTTCAACGTCACCAAGGCGCGCGCCTTCCTCAATGCTTACGGCCGGGTGCGAAAGCTGACTGACGCCGAGCAGGCCGCGCTGCCGCTGCTGGCGCGCGGCGCCGCGATCCGCTTCCTGCTGACGCGGCTGGTCGACTGGCTCAACGTGCCCGAGGGCGCGCTGGTCAAGCCGAAGGATCCGCTCGAATACGTCCGCAAGCTGCGCTTCCACCAGAGCGTTTCCAGCGCGCGCGACTACGGGCTGATGCCGTCAGGACTGGTCGCGTGA
- a CDS encoding D-alanyl-D-alanine carboxypeptidase family protein: MHSLRPLLRKSLFNLFAATLACAALLAPRAANAEALLLIEADSGKVLQADNATIPWYPASVTKIMTAYVTLKAVKDGRLTLDTLLTVSPTAASQSPSKMGFRPGTQLTVDNALKMMMVKSANDMAVVLAEGVGGSIDGFSAMMNDTAQRLGMTQTSYVNPNGLPADGQITSARDLGILARSFLRDLPEYEYFVHIPAIRFGKRVTGNFNKLIGRYPGADGFKTGFICASGYNLVASATRNGRRLIAVVLGASSGTARAVKAAQLLERGFSQDNLTWLRPSLGTVDKLVPVDASPPNLREDMCGGHRKRPASDDDDALIATNGGTSGSASATGGEAQVTFFTAGLQPPLMKASELMASAPAAAEPVLVYTGPTRTGTALIAAVAADADQQTVAKPRGKKSRVAKKPDAADKPKDAAPKIAAAKPAAVKPEPKADAKQAAKPAGAKHAAAKPDAAAKPAASADQPAKPAKPKAATKPAAAKPANNS; encoded by the coding sequence GTGCACTCCCTTCGCCCGCTGCTTCGCAAGTCCCTGTTCAATCTGTTTGCTGCGACCCTCGCATGTGCGGCACTGCTTGCGCCACGCGCGGCGAACGCCGAAGCGCTGCTCCTGATCGAAGCCGACAGCGGCAAGGTGTTGCAGGCGGATAACGCGACGATCCCGTGGTATCCGGCCTCGGTCACCAAGATCATGACCGCCTATGTGACACTAAAGGCGGTGAAGGACGGCAGGCTCACGCTCGACACGCTGCTCACGGTGTCGCCGACGGCCGCCTCGCAGTCGCCCTCGAAGATGGGATTCCGTCCGGGAACACAGCTCACCGTCGACAACGCGCTGAAGATGATGATGGTCAAGTCGGCGAACGACATGGCCGTGGTGCTCGCCGAAGGCGTCGGCGGCTCGATCGACGGCTTCTCCGCGATGATGAACGACACCGCGCAGAGGCTCGGCATGACGCAGACGAGCTACGTCAATCCGAACGGACTGCCCGCCGACGGTCAGATCACCTCGGCGCGCGACCTCGGCATTCTCGCGCGCTCGTTCCTGCGCGACCTGCCGGAATACGAATACTTCGTGCACATCCCGGCGATCCGTTTCGGCAAGCGCGTCACCGGCAATTTCAACAAGCTGATCGGCCGCTATCCCGGCGCCGACGGTTTCAAGACCGGCTTCATCTGCGCCTCCGGCTACAATCTCGTGGCGTCTGCCACGCGCAATGGCCGCCGGCTGATCGCCGTGGTGCTCGGCGCCAGCTCCGGCACCGCACGCGCGGTGAAGGCGGCGCAATTGCTCGAGCGCGGCTTCAGCCAGGACAATCTCACCTGGCTCCGCCCCTCGCTGGGCACCGTCGACAAGCTGGTGCCGGTCGACGCCTCGCCGCCGAACCTGCGCGAGGACATGTGCGGCGGCCATCGCAAACGGCCGGCGAGCGACGACGACGACGCCCTGATCGCGACCAATGGCGGCACCTCCGGGTCGGCCTCCGCCACCGGCGGCGAAGCCCAGGTGACGTTCTTCACGGCCGGACTGCAGCCGCCCCTGATGAAGGCCTCCGAACTGATGGCGTCGGCTCCAGCGGCAGCCGAGCCCGTGCTGGTCTACACCGGCCCGACCCGCACCGGCACCGCCCTGATCGCGGCGGTTGCGGCCGACGCCGACCAGCAAACGGTTGCGAAGCCGCGTGGCAAGAAGTCGCGCGTTGCCAAGAAGCCTGATGCCGCCGACAAGCCGAAAGACGCGGCGCCCAAGATCGCAGCCGCGAAGCCGGCGGCGGTGAAGCCTGAGCCGAAGGCCGACGCTAAACAGGCGGCCAAGCCGGCTGGCGCCAAGCATGCCGCAGCCAAGCCGGATGCAGCGGCGAAACCTGCGGCAAGCGCTGATCAGCCCGCCAAACCCGCCAAGCCCAAGGCCGCGACCAAGCCTGCCGCCGCCAAGCCGGCCAACAACAGTTAA
- a CDS encoding DUF1013 domain-containing protein, translating into MSNAPLMPKATAVWLLDNTALTFDQVADFTKMHPLEVRAIADGDAAQGIKGMDPLSNGQLTREEIEKGEKNPDYRLRLQESKVVLPPQPKRKGPRYTPVSRRHERPSAILWLLRSHPELKDAQVMRLVGTTKSTIASVRDRTHWNTSQLTPIDPVTLGLCSQIELDFEVARAAKEKPIDTAYGGATLLPASETTKKDEYEPAERSSDDLNVDAVFAKLKTLGGKKHEDEEE; encoded by the coding sequence ATGAGCAACGCACCTCTGATGCCCAAGGCGACCGCCGTCTGGCTGCTCGACAACACCGCGCTGACCTTCGATCAGGTCGCCGACTTCACCAAGATGCACCCCCTCGAGGTGCGCGCGATCGCCGACGGCGACGCCGCCCAGGGCATCAAGGGCATGGACCCCCTCTCCAACGGCCAGCTGACCCGCGAGGAGATCGAGAAGGGCGAGAAGAACCCTGACTACCGGCTCCGCCTGCAGGAGAGCAAGGTGGTGCTGCCGCCCCAGCCCAAGCGCAAGGGCCCGCGTTACACGCCGGTGTCGCGCCGCCACGAGCGCCCGAGCGCCATCCTCTGGCTGCTGCGCAGCCACCCGGAGCTCAAGGACGCCCAGGTCATGCGTCTGGTCGGCACCACCAAGAGCACGATCGCGAGTGTGCGGGACCGCACCCACTGGAACACCTCGCAGCTGACCCCGATCGACCCGGTCACCCTCGGTCTCTGCTCGCAGATCGAGCTCGATTTCGAGGTCGCGCGCGCGGCCAAGGAGAAGCCGATCGACACGGCCTATGGCGGCGCCACCCTGCTGCCGGCTTCCGAGACCACCAAGAAGGATGAGTACGAGCCGGCCGAACGCTCGAGCGACGACCTCAACGTCGACGCCGTGTTCGCCAAGCTCAAGACGCTCGGCGGCAAGAAGCACGAGGACGAGGAGGAATAA
- a CDS encoding OmpW/AlkL family protein — MNGKIGTLARLATAGAMLAGALASAQAADLPVYKKAPPPVESFNPWMVRLRVLGVLPDAGGSSVNVAGVPSLSSPNSGLSISDQVVPELDISYFFTKNIAAELILGVTRHSISGTGSLANLPIGKTTLLPPTLTLQYHFDNFGAFKPYIGAGVNYTVFFNNSAANSPAAIVGPPAIVATTTNLHVSNAWGGAVQFGFDYMLDRHWGLNVDVKKLWLRPDYSAIVSGLPVTGNAHIDPWLVGAGVTYKF, encoded by the coding sequence ATGAATGGAAAGATAGGAACGCTGGCGCGGCTTGCGACGGCTGGCGCGATGCTCGCGGGGGCTCTTGCCTCGGCGCAGGCTGCCGATTTGCCGGTTTACAAGAAGGCGCCGCCGCCGGTTGAGAGCTTCAATCCGTGGATGGTGCGCCTGCGCGTGCTCGGCGTCTTGCCGGATGCGGGCGGTTCGAGCGTCAATGTCGCCGGTGTGCCCTCGCTGTCGTCGCCGAACTCCGGCCTGTCGATCAGCGATCAGGTCGTGCCTGAGCTCGACATCAGCTATTTCTTCACCAAGAACATCGCGGCCGAATTGATCCTGGGCGTGACGCGGCATTCGATCAGCGGCACCGGCTCGCTGGCGAACCTGCCGATCGGCAAGACCACGCTGCTGCCGCCGACGCTGACCCTGCAATATCACTTCGACAATTTCGGCGCGTTCAAGCCGTATATCGGCGCCGGCGTGAACTACACGGTGTTCTTCAACAACTCCGCCGCCAATTCGCCGGCCGCCATCGTCGGGCCGCCCGCGATCGTTGCCACCACAACGAATCTGCATGTCAGCAACGCCTGGGGCGGCGCCGTGCAGTTCGGCTTCGACTACATGCTCGACCGGCACTGGGGTCTCAACGTCGACGTCAAGAAGCTCTGGCTGCGTCCGGACTACAGCGCGATCGTCAGTGGCCTGCCGGTCACCGGCAATGCGCATATCGATCCCTGGCTGGTCGGCGCTGGCGTGACCTACAAGTTCTAA
- a CDS encoding peroxiredoxin: MAIQIGEKLPEAKFRVMTAEGPQVKTTDDIFKGKKVALFAVPGAYTGTCHKMHLPSIFLNAYAIKDKGVDTIAIISVNDAFVMNAWKRDTDQRDEAVFLADGNADFTKAIGMELDASANGLGIRSKRYSMLVEDGVVKKLNLEAMPGKVEVSGGDTLLGQL, from the coding sequence ATGGCGATCCAGATTGGCGAGAAGCTGCCCGAGGCGAAGTTCCGCGTGATGACGGCGGAAGGTCCGCAGGTGAAGACCACCGACGATATCTTCAAGGGCAAGAAGGTAGCGCTGTTCGCGGTGCCCGGCGCTTACACCGGCACCTGCCACAAGATGCATCTGCCGAGCATCTTCCTCAACGCCTACGCCATCAAGGACAAGGGCGTCGACACCATCGCCATCATTTCCGTCAACGACGCCTTCGTCATGAACGCCTGGAAGCGCGACACCGACCAGCGCGATGAGGCCGTCTTCCTCGCCGACGGCAATGCCGACTTCACCAAGGCCATCGGCATGGAGCTGGACGCCTCCGCCAACGGCCTCGGCATCCGCTCCAAGCGCTACTCGATGCTGGTCGAGGACGGCGTGGTGAAGAAGCTGAATCTCGAGGCGATGCCCGGCAAGGTCGAAGTGTCCGGCGGCGATACACTGCTGGGTCAGCTGTAA
- the rnhA gene encoding ribonuclease HI, producing the protein MSERPTVTIYTDGACSGNPGPGGWGAILKFGDKEKELNGGERHTTNNQMELMAAISALEALKKPCTVDLYTDSQYVRQGITGWIHGWKRNGWRTADKKPVKNVELWQRLDAALKAHEVRWHWVKGHAGHPENERADQLARDGVAMARTQTRISE; encoded by the coding sequence GTGAGCGAGCGTCCCACTGTGACGATTTATACCGACGGCGCCTGCTCGGGAAATCCGGGGCCCGGCGGCTGGGGTGCGATCCTGAAGTTCGGCGACAAGGAGAAAGAGCTGAACGGCGGCGAGCGCCACACCACCAACAACCAGATGGAGCTGATGGCGGCAATCTCCGCGCTGGAAGCGCTGAAGAAGCCGTGCACCGTCGATCTCTACACCGACAGCCAGTATGTGCGGCAGGGCATCACCGGCTGGATTCACGGCTGGAAGCGCAACGGCTGGCGCACCGCCGACAAGAAGCCGGTCAAGAATGTCGAGCTATGGCAGCGCCTCGACGCCGCGCTGAAGGCGCATGAGGTGCGCTGGCACTGGGTCAAGGGCCACGCCGGCCATCCCGAGAACGAGCGCGCGGATCAACTGGCGCGGGATGGCGTCGCGATGGCGCGGACGCAGACTCGGATCAGCGAGTAG
- the ispH gene encoding 4-hydroxy-3-methylbut-2-enyl diphosphate reductase has translation MSAKPDLKIVLCSPRGFCAGVVRAIDTVERALDKYGAPVYVRHEIVHNKYVVDGLKKKGAIFVEELAEIPENTTAPVVFSAHGVPKSVPADASSRNLFSLDATCPLVTKVHREAAIHFKRGREIFLIGHSHHPEVVGTLGQLPVGAVTLIETAEDAKTISPKDPNNLAFVTQTTLSIDDTAEIVALLKERFPNINGPHKEDICYATTNRQLAVKKVAPVVDALIVVGAPNSSNSQRLREVAEREGCKIAVLAQRAADLDWERFSNISSLGITAGASAPEVIVEEIMDAFAERYTLHVETVSAAEENEFFPLPRQVRPEAAAE, from the coding sequence ATGTCAGCTAAACCAGACCTCAAGATCGTGCTTTGTTCTCCCCGCGGCTTCTGCGCCGGGGTGGTCCGGGCGATCGACACCGTGGAAAGGGCGCTCGATAAATACGGCGCCCCCGTCTATGTTCGCCACGAGATTGTGCACAACAAATACGTCGTCGACGGGTTGAAGAAGAAGGGCGCGATCTTCGTCGAGGAGCTCGCCGAAATCCCGGAAAATACCACCGCCCCGGTGGTGTTCTCGGCCCATGGCGTGCCGAAGTCCGTCCCGGCCGACGCCTCGTCCCGCAACCTGTTTTCGCTGGATGCGACCTGCCCGCTGGTGACCAAGGTGCACCGCGAGGCCGCGATCCATTTCAAGCGCGGCCGCGAGATCTTCCTGATCGGCCACTCCCATCACCCCGAGGTGGTCGGCACGCTCGGCCAGCTTCCGGTCGGCGCCGTGACCCTGATCGAGACCGCCGAGGACGCCAAGACGATCTCGCCGAAGGATCCGAACAACCTCGCCTTCGTGACCCAGACCACGCTGTCGATCGACGACACGGCGGAGATCGTGGCGCTGCTCAAGGAGCGCTTCCCGAACATCAACGGGCCGCACAAGGAAGACATCTGCTACGCCACCACCAACCGCCAGCTCGCGGTGAAGAAGGTTGCGCCGGTGGTGGACGCGCTCATTGTCGTTGGCGCTCCCAATTCGTCGAACTCGCAGCGCCTGCGCGAGGTTGCCGAGCGCGAAGGCTGCAAGATCGCGGTGTTGGCGCAGCGCGCCGCCGATCTCGACTGGGAACGGTTCAGCAACATCTCGAGCCTTGGCATCACTGCGGGCGCATCGGCGCCGGAAGTGATCGTCGAGGAGATCATGGACGCGTTCGCCGAGCGCTACACGCTGCATGTGGAGACGGTCTCGGCCGCTGAAGAGAACGAGTTCTTCCCGCTGCCGCGCCAGGTGCGCCCCGAAGCTGCCGCCGAGTAA
- a CDS encoding DUF924 family protein, translated as MTDAGHITPDGILAFWREAGSERWYKRDDAFDAQIRRRFLALWQTAAAGELASWEDDDDGALALVIVLDQFPRNMFRGTPQAFASDALARDVARRAIGRGTDRRIDPVLLEFLYMPFMHSEQLPDQLHCVALFQNTDNAENLKYAREHAEIIRRFGRFPHRNRLLGRETTEDEQAFLDNGGFAG; from the coding sequence ATGACTGACGCCGGTCACATCACGCCGGACGGCATTCTCGCCTTCTGGCGCGAGGCCGGCAGCGAGCGCTGGTACAAGCGCGACGACGCGTTCGACGCGCAGATCCGGCGCCGCTTTCTCGCGCTGTGGCAGACGGCGGCCGCCGGCGAGCTGGCATCATGGGAAGACGATGACGACGGCGCGCTCGCGCTCGTCATCGTGCTCGACCAGTTTCCCCGCAACATGTTTCGCGGCACACCGCAGGCCTTTGCCAGCGACGCGCTGGCGCGGGATGTCGCCCGCCGCGCTATCGGGCGCGGCACAGATCGCAGGATCGACCCTGTCCTGCTCGAATTCCTCTATATGCCCTTCATGCATTCCGAGCAGCTGCCCGACCAGCTGCACTGCGTGGCGCTGTTTCAGAACACCGACAATGCCGAGAACCTGAAATACGCGCGGGAGCATGCCGAGATCATCCGCCGGTTCGGCCGATTCCCTCACCGCAACCGCCTGCTTGGACGCGAGACCACAGAGGACGAGCAGGCTTTCCTCGACAATGGTGGTTTTGCGGGCTGA
- a CDS encoding long-chain fatty acid--CoA ligase: MERIWLKQYPPGVPADIDPAQYASLVDLLEESFTKFADRKAFICMDKSISYRDLDQMSLALAAYLQGRGLQRGARVAIMMPNVLQYPVATAAVLRAGYAVVNVNPLYTPRELEHQLKDSGAEAIIVLENFAHTVEQVIAKTAVKHVVVGSMGDLLGFKGVIVNLVVRRVKKMVPAWSLPGAVAFNDAVSAGRSLAFNKPKLSPGDVAFLQYTGGTTGVSKGATLLHRNIVANVLQNDAWLQPALSAPPHVDQLMIVCALPLYHIFALTACYLLAVRAGGCNLLIPNPRDIPGFVKELAKYQVNSFPAVNTLYNGLMHHPDFKKLDFSKLKISNGGGMAVQRPVAEQWKAVTGCFIAEGYGLSETSPTLTCNPANATEFSGSIGIPVPSTYISIRDDDGNEVPLGQPGEICAKGPQVMSGYWNRPEDTAKVMTADGYFRTGDIGVMDETGYTKIVDRKKDMILVSGFNVYPNEVEEVIASQPGVLECAVIGIPDSKSGEAVKAFVVKKDPNLTAEDVVKFCQEQLTGYKVPKHIEFRTDLPKTNVGKILRRQLRDEKKAEAA; encoded by the coding sequence ATGGAGCGCATCTGGCTCAAGCAATATCCGCCCGGCGTGCCCGCTGATATCGATCCGGCGCAATACGCATCGCTGGTCGACCTGCTGGAGGAGAGCTTTACCAAGTTCGCCGACCGCAAGGCGTTCATCTGCATGGACAAGTCGATCAGCTATCGCGACCTCGACCAGATGTCGCTGGCGCTCGCCGCCTATTTGCAGGGACGCGGCCTCCAGCGCGGCGCTCGCGTCGCGATCATGATGCCGAACGTGCTGCAGTACCCGGTTGCGACCGCCGCCGTGCTGCGCGCCGGATATGCGGTGGTCAACGTCAACCCGCTCTACACCCCGCGCGAGCTCGAGCATCAGCTCAAGGATTCCGGCGCCGAAGCCATCATCGTGCTGGAGAATTTTGCCCACACCGTCGAGCAGGTGATCGCGAAGACCGCGGTCAAGCATGTCGTCGTCGGCAGCATGGGCGACCTGCTCGGCTTCAAGGGCGTGATCGTCAATCTCGTCGTTCGCCGCGTCAAGAAGATGGTGCCGGCCTGGTCGCTGCCGGGGGCGGTCGCCTTCAACGATGCGGTGTCGGCCGGCCGCTCTCTGGCCTTCAACAAGCCGAAACTGTCGCCCGGCGACGTCGCCTTCCTGCAATATACCGGCGGCACCACCGGCGTCTCCAAGGGCGCCACGCTGCTCCATCGCAACATCGTCGCCAACGTCTTGCAGAACGATGCCTGGCTGCAGCCGGCGCTCTCTGCGCCCCCGCATGTCGACCAGCTCATGATCGTCTGCGCGCTACCGCTCTATCACATCTTCGCGCTGACGGCCTGTTACCTGCTCGCGGTGCGCGCCGGCGGCTGCAATCTGCTGATCCCCAACCCGCGGGATATTCCCGGCTTCGTCAAGGAGCTGGCGAAGTACCAGGTCAACAGCTTCCCGGCCGTCAACACGCTCTACAACGGCTTGATGCACCATCCCGACTTCAAGAAGCTGGATTTCTCCAAGCTGAAGATCTCCAACGGCGGCGGCATGGCCGTGCAGCGCCCCGTCGCCGAGCAGTGGAAAGCCGTGACCGGCTGCTTCATCGCCGAAGGCTACGGCTTGTCGGAGACCTCGCCGACACTGACCTGCAACCCGGCGAATGCGACCGAGTTCTCGGGATCCATCGGCATCCCCGTGCCTTCAACTTACATCTCGATCCGCGACGACGACGGCAACGAGGTGCCGCTCGGCCAGCCCGGCGAGATCTGCGCCAAGGGCCCGCAGGTGATGTCGGGTTACTGGAACAGGCCGGAGGATACCGCGAAGGTGATGACGGCGGACGGATATTTCCGCACCGGCGACATCGGCGTGATGGACGAGACCGGCTACACCAAGATCGTGGACCGCAAGAAGGACATGATCCTGGTCTCCGGCTTCAACGTCTATCCGAACGAGGTCGAGGAGGTGATCGCGAGCCAGCCGGGCGTGCTCGAATGCGCCGTGATCGGCATCCCCGACTCCAAATCGGGCGAGGCGGTGAAGGCCTTCGTGGTCAAGAAGGACCCGAACCTCACGGCGGAGGACGTGGTCAAGTTCTGCCAGGAGCAACTCACCGGCTACAAGGTGCCCAAGCACATCGAATTCCGCACCGACCTGCCGAAGACCAATGTCGGCAAGATTCTGCGGCGGCAGCTCCGCGACGAGAAGAAGGCCGAGGCGGCGTAA